The following proteins come from a genomic window of Streptomyces sp. Sge12:
- a CDS encoding NADP-dependent oxidoreductase → MGQAWGFDRHGGPEVQAFFDRPDPVPGRGEVLIRVDVAGVNPLDHLLRSGPVDGLDGGRPFPRVLGMEAAGTVLARGQDVTGLEVGDAVFGFALTGGGTYAQTTVLSAANTARIPAGLSATVAATLPVAGTTAVDVLDQLGLPAGATVLVNGVGGGVGLAVTRLAIGRRLHVIGTGSTAKREHAESLGALFIDYTTQDVAAAARKLVPDGFDAIVDLVAGTSLRTIAPLARDPRNIIAVSDTSVPDLGGRFVERRLDRKNLERSARLALDGLLTPAITAVHPLSEAPAALAAVENGHTTGKTVIKVT, encoded by the coding sequence ATGGGACAGGCATGGGGTTTCGACAGGCACGGCGGGCCCGAGGTGCAGGCGTTCTTCGATCGCCCCGATCCCGTACCCGGTCGCGGTGAGGTACTGATCCGGGTCGACGTCGCCGGCGTCAATCCCCTCGACCACCTGCTGCGCTCGGGCCCGGTCGACGGGCTCGACGGCGGGCGTCCCTTTCCCCGCGTGCTGGGCATGGAGGCAGCCGGAACCGTTCTCGCCCGGGGCCAGGACGTCACCGGGCTCGAGGTGGGCGACGCAGTCTTCGGCTTCGCGCTGACCGGTGGCGGCACCTACGCCCAGACCACGGTGCTGTCCGCGGCGAACACCGCGCGCATCCCGGCGGGCCTGTCCGCAACCGTGGCGGCAACACTGCCGGTGGCCGGGACGACCGCGGTGGACGTCCTCGACCAACTCGGACTCCCCGCCGGCGCCACGGTCCTGGTCAACGGAGTCGGAGGCGGAGTCGGCCTCGCCGTCACCCGGCTGGCCATCGGACGCCGGCTGCACGTGATCGGCACCGGGAGCACCGCCAAACGCGAACACGCCGAGAGCCTGGGGGCGCTCTTCATCGACTACACCACCCAGGACGTCGCCGCCGCGGCACGCAAGCTCGTTCCGGACGGCTTCGACGCGATCGTCGACCTGGTCGCAGGCACCTCACTGCGAACCATCGCTCCCCTGGCCCGCGACCCCCGCAACATCATTGCCGTCAGCGACACATCCGTGCCCGATCTCGGCGGGCGCTTCGTCGAGCGCCGCCTCGACCGCAAGAACCTGGAGCGATCAGCCCGACTCGCCCTCGACGGACTCCTCACACCCGCAATCACCGCAGTCCATCCGCTCTCCGAAGCCCCGGCCGCCCTCGCCGCCGTCGAGAACGGCCACACCACCGGCAAGACCGTCATCAAGGTGACATAA
- a CDS encoding SDR family NAD(P)-dependent oxidoreductase: MTAGTQPKLLEGRSALITGASSGIGAAAARIFCREGAAVTLVARREKQLADLTDELQTQGHHAQYVIADVTHTEQIAHAVQQAITTYGHLDTAFNNAGIGATPAPLHLLHENIYDTIMDTNVRGIWNSMRHEIPAMLTHGHGTIINNSSTAGLVATPVTAPYIASKHAVIGLTKAAAYEYATHNIRINAIAPGTTQTEMITNWLQQNPTIETTLLNHTPLPRHAHPNEIAEAAAWLSSNRASYIHGTTLSIDGGWTTH; this comes from the coding sequence ATGACCGCCGGAACCCAACCCAAGCTCCTCGAAGGCAGATCCGCACTCATCACCGGCGCAAGCTCCGGCATCGGAGCCGCCGCCGCCCGCATCTTCTGCCGCGAAGGCGCCGCCGTCACCCTCGTCGCCCGCCGCGAAAAACAACTCGCCGACCTCACCGACGAACTACAAACCCAAGGCCACCACGCCCAATACGTCATCGCCGACGTCACCCACACCGAACAAATCGCCCACGCCGTCCAACAAGCCATCACCACCTACGGCCACCTCGACACCGCCTTCAACAACGCCGGCATCGGCGCCACCCCCGCCCCCCTCCACCTCCTCCACGAAAACATCTACGACACCATCATGGACACCAACGTCCGCGGAATCTGGAACAGCATGCGCCACGAAATACCCGCCATGCTCACCCACGGCCACGGCACCATCATCAACAACAGCAGCACCGCAGGCCTCGTCGCAACCCCCGTCACCGCCCCCTACATCGCCTCCAAACACGCCGTCATCGGCCTCACCAAAGCCGCCGCCTACGAATACGCCACCCACAACATCCGCATCAACGCCATCGCCCCCGGCACCACCCAAACCGAAATGATCACCAACTGGCTCCAACAAAACCCCACCATCGAAACCACCCTCCTCAACCACACCCCCCTCCCCCGCCACGCCCACCCCAACGAAATCGCCGAAGCCGCCGCCTGGCTCTCCAGCAACCGCGCCTCCTACATCCACGGCACCACCCTCTCCATCGACGGCGGCTGGACCACCCACTGA
- a CDS encoding transposase: protein MITDVMWGRIEPLVPADAVRGRRWADHRRTLEAIAWKYRTCSRWRDLPDELGSFRTALKRLIRWAVDGTWERILAAVLAAVEGADDIGWTVSVDSTVCRAHQHAAGARKKGLQAGPNPTTTHSDAPEAA, encoded by the coding sequence GTGATCACTGATGTGATGTGGGGCCGGATCGAGCCGCTGGTGCCGGCCGATGCGGTCCGCGGTCGGCGGTGGGCCGATCACCGCCGAACCCTGGAGGCCATCGCGTGGAAGTACCGCACATGCTCACGCTGGCGCGATCTGCCGGACGAGCTCGGCTCGTTCCGGACTGCTCTCAAACGCCTGATCAGGTGGGCCGTGGACGGCACCTGGGAACGCATCCTTGCCGCGGTCCTGGCAGCGGTCGAGGGTGCTGACGACATCGGCTGGACCGTGTCGGTGGACTCCACTGTCTGCCGAGCTCACCAGCACGCCGCCGGCGCCAGGAAAAAGGGGCTCCAGGCCGGGCCGAACCCGACGACCACGCACTCGGACGCTCCCGAGGCGGCCTGA
- a CDS encoding transposase: MPSWRTARTHPARSGTTSADAESARSSPQPSDQVGHRLRRGRAGGRPPTFDAEAYKQRNAVERCINRLKQWRGLAMRTDKLAIAHQAALHLAAILIWARR, encoded by the coding sequence ATGCCGTCCTGGCGGACCGCGCGTACTCATCCCGCGCGATCCGGAACCACCTCCGCCGACGCGGAATCCGCGCGGTCATCCCCCCAGCCGTCCGACCAGGTCGGCCACCGCCTGCGGCGAGGCCGTGCGGGCGGCCGACCGCCCACTTTCGACGCGGAGGCGTACAAGCAGCGCAACGCGGTCGAACGGTGCATCAACCGGCTCAAGCAGTGGCGCGGCCTGGCCATGCGGACGGACAAGCTCGCCATCGCCCACCAGGCCGCACTCCACCTCGCCGCCATCCTCATCTGGGCCCGGCGATAG
- a CDS encoding serine hydrolase domain-containing protein encodes MHRKRIATTVLLAATTIGAFVPAAAARPLDPVQRQLDLLVNSDGVPGALAYDGRTTRTAGVADEESGRPMVDARGRIRLASNTKAFTAAAVMRLVADGRIRLDDRAGRYVPQLAERAITIRQLLKQTSGLPEYATLADWSRPGTPEDYLALALKEKPAFEPGTDWGYSNTNYLALGMVIDQASGVGFRTYIERTILRPLRLDDTYWPAPGELSLRGPHARNYGIHPAAPEAGRVDVTELPGYEFGASGGLVSTPKDLNAFWDGLLGGRLLPDWAVRQMTQDTTAVGGRDVYPAGSRYGYGIASTPLSCGGVYWGHGGDLPGNSVGGGRATGGRGTVTVYTTTWAAEGESLRHLQGAVDAALCTKRR; translated from the coding sequence GTGCACCGCAAGCGCATCGCCACCACCGTTCTCCTCGCCGCAACGACCATCGGGGCGTTCGTCCCCGCGGCGGCGGCCAGGCCACTCGACCCGGTACAGCGGCAGTTGGATCTGCTCGTCAACAGCGACGGGGTCCCGGGTGCCCTGGCGTACGACGGCAGGACGACGCGTACCGCCGGTGTCGCGGACGAGGAGTCGGGCCGTCCCATGGTCGATGCGCGCGGGCGCATCCGACTGGCCAGCAACACCAAGGCGTTCACCGCGGCAGCCGTGATGCGCCTGGTGGCGGACGGGCGGATACGGCTCGACGACCGCGCCGGCCGCTACGTACCGCAACTCGCCGAACGTGCCATCACCATCCGGCAGTTGCTCAAGCAGACCAGCGGATTGCCGGAGTACGCCACGCTGGCCGACTGGAGTCGGCCCGGCACCCCCGAGGACTACCTGGCCCTCGCGCTCAAGGAGAAGCCCGCCTTCGAGCCCGGCACGGACTGGGGCTACTCCAACACCAACTACCTGGCGCTCGGCATGGTGATCGACCAGGCGTCGGGTGTCGGCTTCCGGACGTACATCGAGCGCACGATTCTGCGCCCGCTGCGCCTGGACGACACCTACTGGCCCGCGCCGGGCGAGCTGTCCCTGCGCGGACCGCACGCCCGCAACTACGGCATCCACCCGGCTGCCCCGGAAGCCGGCCGGGTGGACGTCACCGAGCTTCCCGGATACGAATTCGGCGCATCCGGCGGCCTTGTCTCCACGCCCAAGGACCTCAACGCCTTCTGGGACGGGCTGTTGGGCGGCCGCCTCCTGCCCGACTGGGCGGTGCGCCAGATGACCCAGGACACCACCGCTGTCGGCGGGCGCGACGTCTACCCGGCTGGCAGCCGCTACGGCTACGGCATCGCCTCGACCCCGCTCAGCTGCGGCGGCGTCTACTGGGGCCACGGCGGCGATCTGCCCGGCAACTCGGTGGGCGGCGGCCGGGCCACGGGAGGCCGCGGCACCGTGACCGTCTACACGACGACCTGGGCGGCCGAGGGCGAAAGCCTCCGTCACCTCCAAGGCGCAGTGGACGCGGCCCTCTGCACCAAGCGCCGCTAG
- a CDS encoding ribosome-inactivating family protein translates to MLIPILFSPALASADEYRSLTSTIRSKVADAQGFFGGAGRKEGEMLPYLPLHIQLRGLFIELYIELRPRNTSLRLAGFRNIFENGQAPPEAYVRHVRDSVAPPGIPRTETLPFGGGRADLETAAAVRRAGILLGRRPLTDAVVRLHANRNPRSTAHGMLVLSEMLCEAARYPALADAMSRIWMTGGRL, encoded by the coding sequence ATGCTGATACCGATACTGTTTTCCCCGGCTCTCGCCTCGGCCGACGAGTACCGATCCCTGACATCGACCATTCGGTCGAAGGTGGCGGATGCGCAGGGATTCTTCGGCGGAGCCGGGCGAAAGGAGGGCGAAATGCTGCCCTACCTTCCCCTTCATATCCAACTGCGGGGTCTGTTCATCGAGCTGTACATCGAGCTCCGCCCGCGTAATACGAGCCTGCGTCTCGCCGGATTCCGGAACATCTTCGAGAACGGCCAGGCCCCACCGGAGGCGTACGTACGTCACGTGCGGGACTCGGTCGCCCCGCCGGGCATCCCCCGAACGGAAACTCTCCCGTTCGGCGGAGGCCGTGCCGACCTGGAGACGGCCGCCGCCGTCCGGCGCGCGGGGATCCTGCTGGGGCGCCGGCCCCTGACCGACGCGGTCGTCCGGCTGCACGCGAACCGCAATCCGCGGAGCACTGCCCACGGAATGCTCGTGCTGTCGGAAATGCTCTGCGAGGCCGCCCGATACCCCGCCCTGGCCGATGCGATGTCACGCATATGGATGACTGGGGGACGGCTGTAG
- a CDS encoding CU044_2847 family protein, protein MADLARIPLDGGGYVLIEAPAGPDGPVKAGRLSDAIRDMPGSLQEALKPVTAAAHATLEQVRKAAPDEVTVEFGVDLAVEAGAVITRTGAHCHLKVTVKWKRNAFDQPPSQERTD, encoded by the coding sequence GTGGCAGATCTGGCTCGAATTCCGTTGGACGGCGGGGGCTACGTTCTGATCGAGGCTCCGGCCGGGCCGGACGGGCCTGTGAAGGCCGGACGACTCAGCGATGCCATCCGCGACATGCCGGGAAGCCTTCAAGAGGCTCTGAAGCCGGTCACCGCGGCTGCGCACGCCACGCTCGAACAGGTGCGCAAAGCCGCTCCGGACGAGGTCACGGTCGAGTTCGGCGTCGACCTCGCGGTCGAGGCAGGGGCCGTGATCACCAGGACCGGCGCCCACTGCCACCTGAAGGTGACGGTCAAGTGGAAGCGCAACGCCTTCGACCAACCTCCTTCCCAGGAGAGAACGGACTGA